In Paenibacillus sp. 1781tsa1, one DNA window encodes the following:
- a CDS encoding GGDEF domain-containing protein: MFTQIGEIAEPIPVVQSDTKCDIVYHLFKSNPSLEGIAVMGEKGVSLMMRPRFFQQIGTQYGYNLYMGRPVELVMNTQALVVDYSEQITDVSVLAMDRDEGEIYDLVLVTSGESFFGAVSIRRLLLAVADVRAEMAIFMNPLTGLPGNHIIDERLSQALQLDHFSVLYVDLDQFKSYNDSYGFKMGDQLIQATANLLRKLFVLPEAFLGHIGGDDFIAILNHHDYKHISEEVISDFEKMKKTFYNEHDWHHQYVLGEGRSGLNRPIPLVSVSIAVVTNSKQKYENIDQIIDEATRIKKGCKAIAGSIICANDTASNPC; the protein is encoded by the coding sequence ATGTTTACGCAAATAGGCGAGATTGCTGAACCAATTCCTGTAGTACAATCTGATACAAAATGTGATATCGTCTATCATCTTTTCAAGTCCAATCCCAGTTTGGAAGGTATAGCTGTTATGGGGGAGAAGGGTGTGTCATTGATGATGCGCCCCCGATTCTTTCAGCAGATTGGCACCCAGTATGGCTATAATCTGTATATGGGACGTCCTGTAGAACTTGTGATGAACACGCAGGCACTGGTCGTGGATTATTCGGAACAGATTACGGATGTCAGTGTTCTCGCCATGGACCGAGATGAAGGGGAAATATATGACCTTGTGCTGGTCACGTCGGGAGAAAGTTTTTTTGGAGCTGTGAGTATTCGCCGTTTGCTGCTTGCTGTTGCTGATGTACGGGCTGAAATGGCGATTTTTATGAACCCGCTGACTGGTCTTCCAGGTAATCATATTATAGATGAAAGGCTGTCTCAGGCTCTTCAGCTGGACCATTTTAGCGTATTGTACGTTGATCTCGATCAATTCAAATCCTACAATGATAGCTACGGCTTCAAAATGGGGGATCAGCTTATTCAGGCGACAGCAAATTTGCTTCGCAAGCTTTTTGTTCTTCCTGAAGCTTTTCTTGGACATATCGGTGGTGATGATTTTATTGCGATTCTCAATCACCATGATTACAAGCACATTAGTGAGGAAGTCATCTCGGATTTTGAGAAAATGAAAAAGACGTTCTACAACGAACATGATTGGCATCATCAATATGTTCTGGGGGAAGGACGCTCCGGGCTGAATCGACCCATCCCTCTCGTGTCGGTATCGATCGCCGTTGTGACCAATAGCAAGCAAAAATATGAAAACATAGATCAGATCATTGATGAGGCCACACGCATCAAAAAAGGTTGTAAAGCGATTGCCGGCAGCATCATCTGTGCAAATGATACCGCCAGCAATCCATGTTAG
- the spo0A gene encoding sporulation transcription factor Spo0A produces the protein MQKIEVLLADDNREFTNLLAEYISEQEDMEVTGIAYNGEEVLQLLEQTRDVPDVLILDIIMPHLDGLGVLERLRDLNLSPQPKVIMLTAFGQENITQRAVQLGASYYILKPFDMEVLANRVRQLVGTQTAMSTSSGSSMFMKSNVVPMGKHKNLDASITSIIHEIGVPAHIKGYQYLREAITMVYNNIEILGAITKTLYPAIAEKFKTTPSRVERAIRHAIEVAWTRGNIDSISHLFGYTINISKSKPTNSEFIAMVADKLRIEHKVS, from the coding sequence TTGCAAAAAATTGAGGTATTGCTGGCCGATGATAATCGTGAATTTACGAATTTGCTTGCCGAATATATATCTGAGCAGGAAGATATGGAAGTAACCGGTATTGCATACAATGGAGAAGAAGTATTGCAATTGCTGGAGCAAACTCGGGATGTGCCGGATGTATTGATTCTGGATATTATCATGCCTCATCTGGACGGTCTGGGTGTGCTTGAGCGCTTGCGCGACCTGAACCTGTCTCCACAGCCTAAAGTCATTATGCTTACGGCATTCGGACAAGAGAATATCACACAGCGTGCCGTGCAACTCGGAGCTTCCTATTACATTCTCAAGCCGTTTGACATGGAAGTGCTTGCGAATCGTGTGCGTCAACTGGTGGGAACACAGACGGCGATGTCTACAAGCAGCGGATCATCCATGTTCATGAAATCCAATGTTGTGCCAATGGGCAAACACAAAAATCTCGATGCAAGCATTACGTCCATCATACATGAAATCGGTGTTCCTGCGCATATTAAAGGATATCAGTATTTGCGGGAAGCCATTACGATGGTGTATAACAATATCGAAATTTTGGGAGCCATCACCAAAACGCTGTATCCGGCGATTGCCGAAAAATTCAAAACCACGCCGTCCCGCGTCGAACGTGCCATCCGTCATGCCATTGAAGTGGCATGGACTCGTGGTAACATCGACAGCATCAGCCATCTGTTTGGCTACACGATCAACATCAGCAAGTCGAAACCAACGAATAGCGAGTTCATCGCGATGGTTGCTGACAAGCTCAGAATTGAGCATAAGGTAAGCTGA
- the spoIVB gene encoding SpoIVB peptidase yields MNSPLRKKLLGLLFAFFLCVISQAIQPVQSYASLPDELQVFAGRQADVRLAVPAASSAVVDRPDIVGLDDQAAMHVTSQQPLHLNPQQTGHAKLTLKLWGKIPVKTVHVNVIPDLRVVPGGQTIGVKVKSAGILVVGHHLVHSGQDERVSPGENAGIKLGDLITHMDGKRLDGVAGVSEAVELAGKSKKGIDVVLKRGKETVKTRLTPAYDSEDQAWRLGLYIRDSAAGVGTLTFYAPDQGVYGALGHVITDMNTQTSIVVGSGQIVQSNVTSISKSETGDPGEKRAHFLKESKILGNIERNTAFGIFGKMSGNPEHSLYSKGIPVAFSHEVKEGPAEILTVVDGQQVERFSIDIVHVADQTEPATKGLVLRITDPKLLDKTGGIVQGMSGSPIVQNGKLIGAVTHVFVNDPKSGYGCFIEWMLQDAGVMMKKENTKNLKAG; encoded by the coding sequence TTGAATTCCCCCCTCAGGAAGAAATTGCTAGGTCTTTTATTTGCCTTCTTTCTTTGTGTGATTAGCCAGGCCATTCAGCCTGTGCAAAGTTATGCTTCACTACCGGATGAATTGCAGGTGTTTGCTGGCAGGCAAGCAGATGTCCGGCTCGCTGTACCTGCTGCTTCAAGCGCCGTTGTAGATCGTCCTGATATTGTTGGCTTGGATGATCAGGCAGCGATGCATGTTACGAGTCAACAACCTTTGCATCTTAACCCTCAACAGACGGGACATGCCAAATTAACGTTGAAGTTGTGGGGTAAAATTCCGGTCAAAACAGTCCATGTGAATGTGATACCGGATTTGCGTGTTGTACCCGGGGGTCAAACGATTGGCGTCAAAGTTAAATCGGCGGGCATTCTGGTGGTTGGCCATCATCTAGTCCATTCTGGGCAGGATGAGCGTGTATCGCCAGGAGAAAACGCAGGCATTAAGCTCGGAGATCTGATCACGCATATGGATGGTAAACGTCTGGATGGCGTGGCAGGTGTCTCTGAAGCCGTTGAACTTGCAGGGAAAAGTAAAAAAGGTATTGATGTTGTGTTGAAGCGTGGTAAGGAAACGGTCAAGACTCGATTGACTCCGGCTTATGACTCCGAGGATCAAGCGTGGAGGCTTGGTTTATACATTCGTGATTCTGCAGCCGGCGTTGGCACACTTACCTTCTATGCTCCCGATCAGGGCGTATACGGCGCACTGGGCCATGTCATTACAGATATGAATACACAAACATCTATTGTTGTGGGTAGTGGTCAGATCGTCCAGTCCAATGTGACGTCCATTTCGAAAAGTGAGACCGGTGATCCGGGTGAAAAACGTGCTCATTTCCTCAAGGAAAGCAAAATTTTGGGCAATATTGAACGCAATACGGCTTTTGGTATCTTTGGTAAAATGTCCGGAAATCCTGAGCACAGTTTGTATTCAAAAGGTATTCCCGTCGCTTTCTCACATGAAGTCAAAGAAGGACCGGCCGAAATACTTACCGTGGTTGACGGTCAACAAGTTGAACGCTTCTCCATTGACATTGTCCATGTGGCAGATCAAACGGAGCCAGCAACGAAAGGTCTGGTACTTCGCATCACGGACCCGAAACTGCTGGATAAGACCGGAGGCATCGTTCAAGGTATGAGTGGCAGCCCCATTGTACAAAATGGTAAGTTGATCGGTGCAGTTACTCATGTATTCGTCAATGATCCTAAATCGGGTTATGGTTGCTTCATCGAATGGATGTTACAAGATGCTGGCGTTATGATGAAAAAGGAAAACACCAAAAACCTCAAGGCTGGATAA
- the recN gene encoding DNA repair protein RecN, whose amino-acid sequence MLVTLSIRNLAVVEEVDVVFHPGFHVLSGETGAGKSIIIDALGLIAGGRSSADLIRYGCEKAEMEALFEMEPSHPVWQTLEKLGIHCEPEEHLVIRRELNTQGKSTSRINGQLVNLTMLREVGEKLINIHGQHEHQSLLRAESHLGLLDTYGSEVIGPVKAKYQERYSKFITAEKELRALQESSQRAYQLLDMYRFQLEEIAAASLTRGEDELLGEERVKLSHSEKMMDSVAGAYDLLSGQRGLEAVSIALSRIEDISGYDSKGLQPIVEQLQSAFYQLEDATFQLRDYREKIEFNPARLEEVEQRLNLISGLRRKYGDSVELILSYYDQISHETDQLENKDERLEKLRAERDKMLNLVMESAEELSKVRKQCAEELAAQVESELKDLQMERTTLRVQITPFEDPKGIEWNGRRIRLNRQGADNAEFLISPNPGEPLRPLGKIASGGELSRMMLAMKSIFARHDRIPVLIFDEVDTGVSGRAAQSIAEKLFRLSSTCQVFSITHLPQVACMADHQYLIEKHVYDGRTMTQVESLSDEGRVKELARMLGGVEITEKTLHHAQEMLNLAEAKKG is encoded by the coding sequence ATGTTAGTTACGTTATCGATTCGCAATCTGGCTGTGGTGGAAGAAGTTGACGTAGTATTCCATCCGGGATTCCATGTACTTTCAGGGGAAACGGGTGCAGGGAAGTCGATTATTATAGATGCTCTTGGCTTAATTGCAGGTGGACGAAGTTCAGCTGATCTAATCCGGTATGGATGTGAAAAGGCGGAGATGGAAGCACTTTTTGAGATGGAACCAAGTCATCCGGTCTGGCAGACTTTAGAGAAGCTTGGTATCCATTGTGAGCCTGAAGAGCATTTGGTTATTCGGCGTGAGTTGAATACTCAGGGGAAAAGTACGTCCCGTATTAATGGGCAATTGGTCAATCTGACCATGCTACGTGAAGTAGGCGAGAAATTAATCAATATCCATGGTCAACATGAACATCAGAGTTTGCTGCGTGCAGAGAGCCATCTGGGGCTTCTCGATACCTATGGCTCGGAAGTAATTGGACCTGTCAAAGCAAAGTACCAAGAGCGCTACAGCAAGTTCATCACGGCGGAAAAAGAACTGCGTGCGCTTCAGGAGTCGAGTCAGCGGGCATATCAACTCTTGGACATGTATCGTTTTCAGCTTGAGGAGATCGCAGCAGCAAGCCTTACACGTGGCGAGGATGAATTACTCGGGGAAGAACGGGTCAAACTATCCCATAGTGAGAAAATGATGGACAGTGTTGCTGGTGCATATGATCTGCTCAGTGGTCAACGCGGGCTTGAAGCTGTGAGCATTGCTCTTTCAAGAATTGAAGACATTTCTGGATATGACAGCAAAGGACTACAACCCATTGTGGAGCAGCTGCAATCCGCATTTTATCAATTGGAAGATGCGACATTCCAGTTAAGGGATTATCGGGAGAAGATTGAATTTAATCCGGCGAGACTGGAAGAAGTGGAGCAAAGGCTGAATCTGATTTCTGGCCTCAGACGGAAATACGGGGACAGTGTTGAACTTATTCTGAGTTATTATGATCAGATTAGCCATGAAACCGACCAACTGGAGAACAAGGACGAACGGCTGGAGAAATTGCGAGCTGAACGCGACAAAATGCTTAACCTTGTAATGGAGTCTGCTGAAGAACTTAGCAAGGTTCGCAAACAATGCGCCGAGGAACTTGCTGCACAGGTGGAAAGTGAGCTCAAAGATCTGCAGATGGAGCGGACCACACTGCGTGTTCAGATTACCCCATTTGAAGATCCGAAGGGCATTGAATGGAATGGACGCCGTATTCGTCTGAATCGACAGGGTGCGGACAATGCAGAATTCCTGATCTCACCGAACCCGGGTGAGCCATTAAGACCACTTGGCAAGATTGCTTCAGGTGGTGAGTTGTCGAGAATGATGCTGGCGATGAAGAGTATCTTTGCACGGCATGACCGAATACCTGTGTTGATTTTTGATGAGGTTGATACAGGTGTTAGCGGTAGAGCAGCTCAATCGATTGCGGAAAAACTGTTCCGCTTGTCTTCAACTTGTCAGGTTTTCTCAATAACTCACTTACCACAAGTGGCTTGTATGGCAGATCATCAGTATCTCATTGAGAAACATGTCTACGATGGACGGACGATGACGCAAGTGGAATCGCTGTCAGACGAAGGCAGAGTGAAGGAATTGGCACGTATGCTAGGCGGCGTGGAAATTACAGAAAAAACACTGCATCACGCACAGGAAATGCTGAATTTGGCGGAAGCCAAAAAAGGGTGA
- the argR gene encoding transcriptional regulator ArgR, producing the protein MKGQRHIKIREIISQNEIETQDDLVEALRKSGFQVTQATVSRDIKELLLIKIPMDDGRYKYSLPTDQRYNPIQKLKRALVDNFLHIDHTNNLVVMKCLPGTANSIAALLDNIEWNEVMGTICGDDTILIICRTEGNSVTVIERIMGYIA; encoded by the coding sequence ATGAAAGGACAAAGGCACATCAAGATTCGTGAAATTATTAGTCAAAATGAAATTGAGACTCAGGATGATTTGGTTGAAGCACTGCGCAAATCAGGTTTTCAGGTGACTCAGGCGACGGTATCCCGGGATATCAAGGAACTGCTGTTAATCAAGATTCCGATGGATGACGGACGGTATAAATATTCTTTGCCGACAGATCAACGATATAATCCGATTCAAAAGTTGAAGCGTGCGCTCGTTGATAATTTCTTGCACATTGATCACACGAACAATCTGGTTGTGATGAAATGTCTGCCAGGAACAGCCAACTCCATTGCAGCGTTGCTTGATAATATTGAGTGGAATGAAGTCATGGGCACAATCTGTGGAGATGATACCATTTTGATTATCTGCCGGACTGAAGGTAACAGCGTGACCGTTATTGAACGTATCATGGGTTATATTGCTTAA
- a CDS encoding TlyA family RNA methyltransferase, with amino-acid sequence MSLPKERIDVLLVEQGYYESREKAKAAIMAGLVYANNEPIEKAGMKIPREAELKVKGSVHPYVGRGGLKLEKAIRHFGLDMNGLVMLDIGSSTGGFTDCALQHGASHVYAIDVGYNQLDWSLRNDERVTVMERTNFRYVTPEDLTGPVPNFASIDVSFISLRIILPPLLALLKQPADIVALIKPQFEAGREKVGKSGVVRDTKVHKDVLQTMLHFASQLGLHLQGLTFSPITGGEGNIEFLAHWRLEEPEASQPENDPASLDALAEQVAKEAAHTFTGNSS; translated from the coding sequence ATGTCACTCCCGAAAGAACGAATTGATGTTCTGCTGGTTGAGCAGGGCTATTATGAAAGTCGTGAGAAGGCAAAAGCTGCAATCATGGCTGGACTCGTGTACGCCAATAATGAGCCGATCGAAAAGGCGGGCATGAAAATTCCAAGGGAAGCCGAGCTGAAAGTTAAAGGCTCGGTACATCCCTACGTCGGCAGAGGCGGATTGAAGCTCGAAAAAGCGATCCGTCATTTCGGCCTTGATATGAATGGACTTGTCATGCTCGACATTGGTTCCTCCACTGGTGGATTTACGGATTGTGCACTACAGCATGGTGCGTCTCACGTTTACGCTATTGATGTGGGTTATAATCAGCTTGACTGGTCTTTGCGTAATGATGAGCGGGTTACTGTTATGGAACGAACCAACTTTCGCTATGTGACGCCTGAAGATCTGACGGGACCCGTGCCGAACTTTGCGAGCATTGATGTGTCGTTCATTTCACTGCGAATCATATTACCACCGCTCCTGGCTCTTTTGAAACAACCTGCAGATATCGTTGCATTGATTAAACCTCAATTTGAGGCAGGTCGTGAAAAAGTAGGCAAGTCCGGTGTGGTACGTGATACGAAGGTACACAAGGATGTTTTGCAGACGATGCTTCATTTTGCCAGTCAACTTGGTTTACATCTGCAGGGTTTAACTTTTTCCCCGATAACCGGTGGAGAAGGTAATATAGAATTTCTCGCACATTGGCGTCTGGAAGAACCAGAGGCATCACAACCAGAGAACGATCCAGCTTCACTTGATGCACTTGCGGAGCAAGTTGCCAAGGAAGCAGCTCATACATTTACGGGAAACTCATCATAA
- the dxs gene encoding 1-deoxy-D-xylulose-5-phosphate synthase gives MLLPQIKQPSDLKSMSQDDLALLSAEIRQFLIEKLSVTGGHLAPNLGVVELTVALHYCYNSPADKMIFDVGHQAYVHKVLTGRMDRFDTLRQHNGLCGFVKRNESEHDVWEAGHSSTSLSAAMGMALARDLKGEDNQVIAMIGDGALTGGMAFEALNHIGHEQRKLMVILNDNEMSIAPNVGAMHKYLSKIRSDRHYLKAKDDVEGMLKKIPAIGDRLAKSASWIKDSVKYMMVPGVLFEELGFTYLGPIDGHDIPKLIETFKQADNVDGPVMVHVLTTKGKGYQPAEADSHKWHGISPYKIESGQVLKAVGKPMYTEVFGQTLIDLAKQDKRIVAVTPAMPTGSGLIPFSKEFPDRMIDVGIAEQHAATMCAALAMEGLKPVFAVYSTFMQRAYDQIVHDICRHNANVMFAIDRAGFVGPDGETHQGVYDVAFMRHIPNIVLMMPKDENELRHMMKTALDYNEGPIAYRYPRNNVVGVPLDDVLVPIPIGSWEQLRPSEGYAVIASGSMVQLAEEAAELVKREGITTGVINARFLKPLDEQMLRDLAVRGTKLIVLEEASQAGSMGSAVLEFYAEQGLHDVHVQLMGIPDRFIEHGSIKEQREEVGLTVENVCAELRKMAVQSSYGIPKTRFPS, from the coding sequence GTGCTGCTTCCACAAATTAAACAACCCAGTGATCTAAAGTCGATGTCTCAGGATGATCTTGCCCTTTTGTCGGCAGAGATCCGGCAGTTTCTGATTGAGAAACTGTCCGTTACAGGGGGGCATCTCGCACCTAACTTAGGCGTGGTTGAGCTCACGGTAGCCCTGCATTACTGCTATAACAGTCCGGCAGACAAAATGATTTTTGATGTAGGGCATCAGGCTTATGTGCACAAAGTTCTGACAGGGCGTATGGACCGCTTTGATACATTGCGTCAACATAACGGCCTATGCGGGTTTGTCAAACGCAACGAAAGTGAACATGATGTATGGGAAGCTGGACACAGCAGTACTTCATTGTCCGCTGCGATGGGGATGGCCCTTGCACGTGATCTGAAGGGTGAGGACAACCAAGTTATCGCGATGATTGGTGATGGAGCGCTTACAGGTGGTATGGCTTTTGAGGCTCTCAATCATATCGGTCATGAGCAGAGAAAACTGATGGTTATTCTGAATGATAATGAAATGTCCATTGCTCCAAACGTTGGGGCCATGCATAAATATTTGAGCAAAATTCGTTCGGATCGTCATTATCTGAAAGCGAAAGATGATGTCGAGGGGATGCTTAAAAAAATTCCTGCTATTGGAGATCGTTTGGCCAAATCGGCAAGCTGGATCAAAGACAGTGTCAAATATATGATGGTACCAGGTGTTCTTTTTGAAGAACTTGGCTTCACATATTTGGGACCGATTGATGGGCACGATATTCCAAAATTGATTGAAACCTTCAAACAGGCGGATAATGTGGATGGTCCAGTCATGGTCCATGTACTTACAACTAAAGGCAAAGGCTATCAGCCAGCAGAAGCCGATTCGCACAAGTGGCACGGCATCTCTCCGTACAAAATTGAATCCGGGCAAGTGCTGAAAGCAGTCGGAAAACCGATGTACACGGAAGTGTTCGGTCAAACGTTGATTGATCTTGCGAAACAGGATAAGCGGATTGTAGCGGTAACACCTGCAATGCCTACGGGATCAGGTCTCATTCCTTTTAGTAAGGAATTTCCTGATCGCATGATTGACGTAGGGATCGCAGAACAGCATGCGGCCACCATGTGTGCTGCACTCGCTATGGAAGGCTTGAAGCCGGTCTTCGCGGTGTATTCCACATTCATGCAACGTGCATATGATCAGATTGTGCATGATATTTGCCGACATAACGCCAACGTGATGTTTGCCATTGACCGTGCCGGGTTTGTTGGACCGGACGGGGAAACACATCAAGGGGTATACGATGTGGCATTTATGCGTCATATTCCAAATATCGTTCTGATGATGCCAAAAGACGAAAATGAATTGCGCCATATGATGAAAACGGCGCTTGATTATAATGAAGGTCCAATTGCTTACCGTTATCCACGAAACAATGTGGTCGGTGTACCTCTGGATGATGTACTTGTTCCGATTCCAATCGGATCATGGGAGCAACTGCGTCCATCGGAGGGATATGCTGTCATCGCTTCAGGATCGATGGTACAGCTTGCCGAAGAAGCAGCGGAGTTGGTGAAGCGGGAAGGTATCACAACAGGCGTAATCAACGCTCGCTTCCTCAAACCTCTTGACGAGCAGATGCTGCGTGATCTGGCTGTTCGAGGAACCAAATTGATTGTACTTGAAGAAGCATCCCAAGCAGGTAGCATGGGTAGTGCAGTACTGGAGTTTTATGCCGAACAGGGATTGCATGATGTTCATGTACAATTAATGGGGATTCCGGATCGCTTCATTGAGCATGGCAGTATTAAGGAACAACGTGAGGAAGTGGGTCTTACCGTGGAAAATGTATGTGCTGAGCTGCGCAAGATGGCTGTTCAATCATCTTACGGCATACCCAAAACACGTTTTCCTTCGTAA
- a CDS encoding polyprenyl synthetase family protein produces MRAVKSMSNRPSFQAYLEEVTAEVTEALKQTLPDHWDVPQSLADAMQYSLMAGGKRLRPLLVVAAAEAFGAQRTAAMPVACAVEMVHTYSLIHDDLPAMDNDDYRRGKLTNHKVYGEATAILAGDALLTHAFYSIVQAGRRSGVASDALLSIVEDMSELAGARGMVGGQVADMEGEQGMTDLAQLQYIHLHKTGDLIVFSLIAGARIGGATEGQLEALRVFGRDLGLAFQIQDDILDLTGDEQKMGKKTQSDVNQQKVTYPYFIGMEASVDEVKSLTQSAKDALERAELPDASRLLEIADYLMSRDH; encoded by the coding sequence ATGAGAGCGGTGAAGTCCATGAGTAATCGTCCTTCGTTTCAAGCATACCTTGAAGAGGTCACAGCTGAGGTGACAGAAGCGTTGAAACAGACGCTTCCTGATCATTGGGATGTACCCCAGTCGCTGGCGGATGCGATGCAGTATTCACTTATGGCCGGAGGCAAACGCCTTCGTCCTCTTCTGGTCGTTGCTGCGGCGGAAGCCTTCGGTGCACAGCGTACAGCTGCAATGCCGGTAGCCTGCGCCGTGGAGATGGTTCATACCTATTCACTGATCCACGACGACCTGCCCGCTATGGATAATGATGATTACCGCAGGGGAAAATTAACGAATCATAAGGTTTATGGTGAAGCAACAGCCATATTGGCAGGCGATGCACTGCTAACTCATGCTTTTTATAGCATTGTTCAAGCTGGACGCCGTAGTGGTGTGGCGTCAGATGCGTTGCTGTCCATCGTGGAGGACATGTCCGAACTCGCTGGAGCAAGAGGCATGGTTGGCGGCCAAGTTGCGGATATGGAAGGCGAACAAGGCATGACTGATCTTGCACAGCTTCAATATATTCATTTGCACAAAACGGGTGACCTGATTGTTTTCTCCCTCATTGCCGGAGCACGAATTGGTGGAGCAACGGAAGGACAATTGGAAGCCTTGCGTGTGTTTGGCCGTGATCTCGGCCTGGCGTTCCAGATTCAGGATGATATTCTCGACCTGACGGGCGACGAGCAGAAGATGGGCAAGAAAACACAAAGCGATGTGAATCAGCAAAAGGTAACGTACCCTTATTTTATTGGTATGGAGGCTTCTGTAGACGAAGTGAAATCCCTTACCCAATCTGCTAAAGATGCACTTGAAAGAGCCGAGTTACCTGATGCATCCAGATTGCTGGAAATTGCAGATTATTTGATGAGTCGAGATCATTAG
- the xseB gene encoding exodeoxyribonuclease VII small subunit: MANEPELNFEEAMAALEDIVGQLEHGDVPLEQAIDLFQRGMKLSQLCGLKLEQVERKIEMIVEEDGELRKKPFGTADDESGEVHE; encoded by the coding sequence ATGGCGAATGAACCAGAATTGAATTTTGAAGAAGCAATGGCGGCATTGGAAGACATCGTAGGTCAGCTTGAACATGGTGATGTTCCGCTGGAACAGGCCATCGATCTGTTTCAGCGCGGAATGAAACTATCGCAACTTTGCGGTCTGAAGCTGGAACAAGTGGAACGTAAGATCGAGATGATCGTAGAAGAAGATGGAGAGCTTCGCAAGAAGCCTTTCGGAACTGCTGACGATGAGAGCGGTGAAGTCCATGAGTAA
- the xseA gene encoding exodeoxyribonuclease VII large subunit: protein MADQKIYSIKDLNRYIRMKLESDQVLSDVWLRGEISNFTHHSSGHMYFTLKDKDSRIKSIMFASHNQRLPFVPKEGARVIARGNVSVYERDGQYQFYATHMQPDGIGSLYLAYEQLKKKLEDEGLFSPSRKREIPRYPQTIGVITSPTGAAVRDIMITLQRRYPSAKVVLYPVLVQGKGAAPSIVKAIGNLNRMGEADVLIVGRGGGSLEELWAFNEEIVARAIVASAIPVISAVGHETDFTIADFAADLRAATPTAAAELAVPNRAELLDQIAQRQRQLQHSLRQRAVHNRERLARLQRSPVLVHPRRTLMQHTERLDMMHQRLLRTVDTRMKWTGEKQERLRAALQRFNPRDQVNAARRENAAARRQLELAIRSITRSKQQQWKSSVRHLDALSPLKVMSRGYSLVYDEQEQRLIKSTKDVQPGDSIKIKLTDGQLDCQVWGMKEDDNTHGE from the coding sequence GTGGCAGATCAAAAGATCTACTCCATCAAAGACCTGAACCGATACATTCGAATGAAACTGGAATCGGATCAGGTCCTGTCGGACGTTTGGCTACGCGGAGAGATATCCAATTTCACACATCACTCCAGCGGCCATATGTATTTTACATTGAAGGACAAGGATAGCCGGATTAAGTCGATTATGTTTGCGTCCCATAACCAGCGATTACCCTTTGTACCGAAGGAGGGTGCAAGGGTTATTGCCCGTGGTAATGTCTCGGTGTATGAACGGGATGGGCAGTATCAATTCTACGCTACTCATATGCAACCGGACGGGATCGGAAGTTTGTATCTGGCTTACGAACAGCTGAAGAAAAAGCTGGAGGATGAAGGGTTATTTTCACCTTCGCGCAAAAGAGAGATCCCACGTTATCCACAGACTATTGGTGTTATAACTTCACCAACTGGAGCAGCGGTTCGGGATATCATGATTACACTCCAACGCAGATACCCTTCTGCCAAAGTTGTTTTGTATCCGGTTCTGGTTCAAGGCAAAGGTGCAGCACCTTCCATCGTCAAAGCGATTGGCAACCTGAACCGGATGGGAGAAGCTGACGTACTTATCGTTGGACGCGGAGGCGGTTCACTGGAAGAATTGTGGGCCTTCAATGAGGAGATTGTGGCAAGAGCGATAGTCGCTTCAGCTATTCCTGTTATTTCTGCGGTTGGGCACGAAACGGACTTTACCATTGCTGATTTTGCAGCCGATTTGCGTGCGGCTACGCCTACAGCCGCTGCGGAACTGGCTGTACCTAATCGAGCTGAGTTGCTCGATCAGATTGCACAACGTCAGCGCCAGTTACAACACAGCTTGCGTCAGCGTGCTGTACATAATCGTGAACGGCTCGCGAGATTACAGCGTTCGCCGGTACTTGTTCATCCAAGACGTACCTTGATGCAGCACACAGAACGACTGGATATGATGCATCAACGGCTGTTGAGAACAGTGGATACGCGTATGAAATGGACGGGAGAGAAGCAGGAGCGTCTTCGGGCGGCATTGCAACGATTCAATCCTCGTGACCAGGTTAATGCAGCACGCCGAGAGAATGCGGCAGCACGCAGACAGCTGGAACTTGCGATCAGATCCATAACCAGATCGAAGCAGCAACAGTGGAAATCATCTGTGCGGCATCTGGATGCGCTTAGCCCGCTTAAAGTTATGTCACGTGGATATAGCCTGGTCTATGACGAGCAGGAACAGCGCTTGATCAAGTCAACGAAGGATGTACAACCTGGAGATTCGATTAAGATTAAATTAACAGACGGACAGCTGGACTGTCAGGTTTGGGGAATGAAGGAGGACGACAATACCCATGGCGAATGA